Proteins encoded in a region of the Stieleria neptunia genome:
- a CDS encoding transporter substrate-binding domain-containing protein, with product MKTKSLFLPFAFLLLACLAGNLATSVAAGIGAADVTTTDVTVAVSEIRPCAIFVEDGLHGFSVELWEMCAQELQIKTRFERADFRDKLAMVRDGEADVAIAGVSITAAREQELDFSLPTLNSGLRILVRRDRGWLPVVSLKTRRILFGLLGFLGVFGHVLWVFERGNQTINASYFPGIFDAFWCVVATMSTVGYGDVVPKKWAGRFLAVIIMLVGIGLFGLIVAAFTADIMDQRRVSGINSYHDLSCCRVATKAGTTSCDFLNDQGFHVRECPTFEDACQLLRTGDIDAVVYDDPSVRYVARHDSEFAIAGDVFRPQYYGFAFPTNSDLLEPFNRVLLKLKESGKYDRLYHEWFGTDAL from the coding sequence ATGAAAACCAAATCCCTGTTCCTGCCGTTCGCCTTCCTGCTGTTGGCCTGTCTTGCCGGGAATCTGGCAACGAGCGTGGCTGCCGGTATCGGGGCTGCCGATGTTACGACCACTGATGTCACGGTCGCCGTCAGTGAAATCCGCCCCTGCGCGATCTTCGTCGAAGACGGGCTCCATGGGTTTTCGGTGGAACTATGGGAAATGTGTGCCCAAGAGTTACAAATTAAAACTCGTTTCGAACGAGCGGACTTTCGCGACAAGCTGGCGATGGTGCGTGACGGAGAGGCCGACGTCGCAATCGCCGGCGTGAGCATTACCGCCGCTCGCGAACAGGAGTTGGATTTTTCCCTGCCAACCCTCAATTCAGGTTTACGAATCCTCGTTCGTCGCGATCGTGGTTGGTTGCCGGTTGTAAGCTTGAAGACGCGGCGGATCCTGTTCGGGCTGCTTGGTTTTCTGGGGGTGTTTGGTCATGTCCTGTGGGTCTTCGAACGCGGAAACCAGACAATCAATGCGAGTTATTTCCCGGGGATTTTCGATGCGTTTTGGTGCGTCGTCGCCACCATGTCGACGGTCGGTTACGGGGACGTCGTTCCCAAAAAGTGGGCGGGCCGTTTCTTGGCGGTGATCATCATGCTGGTCGGAATCGGCTTGTTCGGATTGATCGTTGCTGCGTTCACGGCGGACATCATGGATCAGCGACGCGTTTCCGGAATCAATTCCTACCACGATCTTTCTTGCTGCAGAGTCGCAACGAAGGCGGGGACAACGAGTTGCGATTTTTTGAACGACCAAGGATTTCACGTTCGGGAATGCCCCACGTTTGAAGATGCTTGTCAGTTGCTGCGGACGGGCGATATTGACGCGGTCGTCTATGACGACCCCAGCGTCCGCTACGTGGCGCGTCACGATTCCGAGTTTGCTATTGCGGGCGACGTCTTCCGTCCCCAGTACTACGGATTCGCGTTCCCGACCAACAGCGATCTCCTCGAACCGTTCAACCGCGTGCTGTTGAAACTGAAGGAATCCGGAAAGTACGATCGTCTCTACCACGAGTGGTTTGGCACAGATGCGTTATGA
- a CDS encoding coiled-coil domain-containing protein — translation MADFQTVAGEAVTRLNELHTEFDDADGQLQNVQTEVQQLDERTASLASELDSILEDFLGVIATAREEQTQEYEQVLEQVEAARSHLDEYRQMVDDEFQGLNQSMTSVTAGLEESAAEIQAKAEAVAAATSQVEQAIRGAEANTKEAAEGLRNAFESEGNTVAEHQSSLQERYEDFETHFAEQVVSSVEEQFSQANENLDKMATEVQAKVEEVSESTNQTSEETVGQLENRQEETYGDLVSTLQEMIDTFDTVCETMEITADSMLATKTVMSTSMQSSSVGITTVIGIFEELQEAMEKVG, via the coding sequence ATGGCCGATTTTCAAACCGTCGCTGGCGAAGCCGTCACCCGTCTGAATGAATTGCACACGGAATTTGACGACGCGGATGGACAGCTGCAAAACGTCCAAACGGAGGTCCAGCAACTCGATGAACGAACCGCGTCCCTCGCGTCGGAGCTCGACTCCATTCTCGAAGACTTTCTGGGAGTCATCGCCACGGCGCGTGAAGAGCAAACGCAAGAGTACGAGCAAGTGTTGGAGCAAGTGGAAGCGGCGCGGAGCCACCTTGATGAATATCGCCAGATGGTGGACGACGAGTTTCAGGGCTTGAACCAGTCGATGACGAGTGTCACGGCCGGATTGGAGGAATCTGCAGCCGAAATTCAAGCTAAAGCGGAAGCGGTAGCCGCGGCCACCTCCCAGGTCGAGCAAGCGATCCGAGGAGCGGAGGCAAACACGAAGGAAGCCGCAGAAGGGCTGCGAAACGCCTTCGAATCCGAAGGGAACACCGTGGCGGAACATCAATCGTCCCTCCAAGAGCGATACGAGGACTTCGAAACGCATTTTGCCGAGCAAGTGGTCTCGTCCGTTGAAGAGCAATTCAGCCAGGCCAACGAAAACTTGGACAAGATGGCAACCGAAGTCCAGGCAAAAGTCGAGGAGGTCAGCGAGTCGACCAATCAGACCTCCGAGGAAACGGTCGGCCAATTGGAGAACCGCCAGGAAGAAACGTACGGAGACCTGGTTTCGACGTTGCAAGAAATGATCGATACCTTCGATACGGTCTGCGAGACGATGGAAATCACCGCCGATTCGATGTTGGCCACCAAGACCGTGATGAGTACCAGCATGCAATCCAGTTCCGTCGGCATCACAACCGTGATCGGAATCTTCGAAGAGCTTCAGGAAGCCATGGAGAAGGTTGGCTAA
- a CDS encoding RNA polymerase sigma factor, whose translation MADDPESMVLLDRWKAGDESAAEEIFTRYMNRLAGLARSRLSEKMQRRVDAEDVIQSVYRSFFRHAKDDRYELKRSGDLWRLLAAITVNKTMGQVEFHQAAKRAIDGERDWSEDENASVISPFAIAREPTVEEAVALNDEIEAFMKTLEPLERKVLEMRLQDRSTEKIADEVEYSPRTVRRILDRVKETLTARLNHVNSD comes from the coding sequence TTGGCAGACGATCCTGAATCGATGGTCCTGTTGGACCGTTGGAAAGCCGGTGATGAATCGGCGGCGGAAGAAATTTTCACCCGCTACATGAACCGGCTGGCCGGACTTGCGAGGTCTCGGTTGTCGGAGAAGATGCAGCGACGTGTCGATGCGGAGGACGTTATCCAATCGGTTTATCGCAGCTTCTTTCGCCACGCCAAAGATGATCGTTACGAGTTGAAGCGAAGCGGCGATCTGTGGCGATTGTTGGCCGCCATCACCGTCAACAAGACGATGGGGCAAGTCGAGTTTCACCAGGCCGCCAAGCGTGCAATTGATGGGGAAAGGGATTGGTCTGAAGATGAAAATGCGTCCGTGATCTCGCCGTTCGCAATCGCGAGAGAGCCGACCGTCGAAGAAGCGGTCGCGCTCAACGACGAGATCGAAGCATTCATGAAAACACTTGAACCGCTTGAGCGAAAGGTCTTGGAAATGCGCCTCCAGGATCGTAGTACCGAAAAAATTGCCGACGAAGTTGAGTATAGCCCGCGCACCGTGCGGCGAATTTTGGATCGCGTGAAGGAAACGCTCACGGCGCGATTGAATCACGTCAACAGCGATTAG